TTCCCGTGGTGCTGCACGAGCAGAACTCCGTGGCCGGCATGGCCAACAAGGTCGTGGCCAAGGTGGCCAAGCGCGTGTTCACGGCTTTCCCCAAGGTGTTTTCCCAGGGTGAATGGGTGGGCAATCCGCTGCGTCAGGCGTTTCTGGAGCAGGCCGAGCCCGCCCAGCGCTTTGCCGGGCGCAGCGGCCCGCTCAGGCTGCTGGTGGTGGGCGGTAGCCTGGGAGCCAGGGCGCTCAATGAGATCGTGCCCAGGGCTCTGGCCCTGATACCCGTCGATCAGCGCCCCTTGGTGCTGCACCAAAGCGGCACGGCCCAGATCGATGCGCTGCGTGCCAACTATCAGGCCGCTGGCGTGCAGGCCGAGCTGACCCCCTTCATCGACGACACGGCCAAGGCCTTTGCCGATGCCGACCTCATCGTCTGCCGTGCCGGTGCCAGCACCGTGACCGAGATTGCCGCCGTTGGGGCGGCAGCGGTCTATGTGCCCTTCCCGGCGGCGGTGGACGACCACCAGAGCAGCAATGCCCGATTCCTGGTGGACGCCGGTGGCGGCTGGTTACAGCCTCAAAGTACTTTGAGCGCCCAAGGGTTGGCGGAAATGCTACAAAATATGCAGCGTGCGACGCTGTTGGAGCGCGCTGAACTCGCGAAGAAAATGCAAAAGACTGATGCCACCGCGAAGGTGGTCGCCGCTTGTGAGGAGTTGGCAGCATGAAACACGCCATTCATCACATTCACTTTGTCGGTATTGGCGGCGCCGGCATGAGCGGTATTGCAGAGGTTCTGCATAACCTGGGTTACGCCATTTCAGGCTCCGACCTGGCTGACAGCGCCACGCTGCGCCGCCTGGCGGGCCTGGGCATCAAGACCTTTGTCGGTCACGCGGCCGAGAACGTTGTTGGCAGCGATGCCGTGGTGACATCCACGGCTGTGCAGGGCGACAACCCCGAGGTCCTGGCTGCGCGCGAGAAAAAGATTCCTGTGGTTCCTCGTGCACTGATGCTGGCCGAGCTGATGCGTTTCAAGCAGGGCATCGCCATTGCCGGCGCGCATGGCAAGACCACCACCACCAGCCTGGTGACCAGTGTGCTGGCCGAGGCCGGTCTGGATCCCACCTTCGTGATCGGCGGCAAGCTCAACAGCGCCGGCGCGAATGCCAAGCTGGGTCAGGGCGACTACATCGTGGTCGAGGCTGACGAGTCCGATGCCTCCTTCCTGAACCTGCTGCCTGTGATGGCAGTCGTCACCAATATCGACGCCGATCACATGGAAACCTACGGCCATGACTTCGGCCGTCTCAAGCAGGCCTTTGTCGACTTCCTGCATCGCATGCCGTTTTACGGTCGTGCCATTCTCTGCGTCGACAGCCCTGCCGTGCGCGAGATCCTGCCCAAGCTGGCGCGTCCGGTCACGACCTACGGCTTTGCCGAAGATGCCCAGGTGCGCGCCGTGAACGTGCGTGCCGAAGCCGGTCGCATGCGCTTTACCGTGCGCCGCCAGAACGGCCAGAGCTACCCCGATCTGGAAGTCGTGCTGAGCCTGCCCGGCGAGCACAACGTGCTCAACGCCCTGTCTGCCGTGGCGGTGGCCATGGAACTCGAGATTTCTGACGAGGCGCTGCTGCGCGCATTGGAAGGCTTCAAGGGTGTAGGACGGCGCTTCCAGCGCTATG
This window of the Comamonas testosteroni genome carries:
- the murG gene encoding undecaprenyldiphospho-muramoylpentapeptide beta-N-acetylglucosaminyltransferase, producing the protein MSRLIKPNKPRTALVMAGGTGGHIFPGLAVAQELRSRGWNVHWLGAPGSMESRIVPPQGFALELIEFGGVRGKGLKTLVQLPFRLAKAFSQARAVIKRVQPDVVIGLGGYLTVPGGLMAAASGVPVVLHEQNSVAGMANKVVAKVAKRVFTAFPKVFSQGEWVGNPLRQAFLEQAEPAQRFAGRSGPLRLLVVGGSLGARALNEIVPRALALIPVDQRPLVLHQSGTAQIDALRANYQAAGVQAELTPFIDDTAKAFADADLIVCRAGASTVTEIAAVGAAAVYVPFPAAVDDHQSSNARFLVDAGGGWLQPQSTLSAQGLAEMLQNMQRATLLERAELAKKMQKTDATAKVVAACEELAA
- the murC gene encoding UDP-N-acetylmuramate--L-alanine ligase translates to MKHAIHHIHFVGIGGAGMSGIAEVLHNLGYAISGSDLADSATLRRLAGLGIKTFVGHAAENVVGSDAVVTSTAVQGDNPEVLAAREKKIPVVPRALMLAELMRFKQGIAIAGAHGKTTTTSLVTSVLAEAGLDPTFVIGGKLNSAGANAKLGQGDYIVVEADESDASFLNLLPVMAVVTNIDADHMETYGHDFGRLKQAFVDFLHRMPFYGRAILCVDSPAVREILPKLARPVTTYGFAEDAQVRAVNVRAEAGRMRFTVRRQNGQSYPDLEVVLSLPGEHNVLNALSAVAVAMELEISDEALLRALEGFKGVGRRFQRYGELPAANGGTFTVIDDYGHHPVEMAATLAAARGAFPGQRLVLAFQPHRYSRTRDCFEDFVKVIGSADSVLLAEVYAAGEAPIVAADGRSLARALRVAGKVEPVFVENIADMPAAIAANAQAGDVLLCMGAGSIGAVPGKLVEMLQKQELAAPAGSAQ